A portion of the Aphelocoma coerulescens isolate FSJ_1873_10779 chromosome 1, UR_Acoe_1.0, whole genome shotgun sequence genome contains these proteins:
- the GUCY2F gene encoding retinal guanylyl cyclase 2 isoform X4 has translation MSFLLWCPNSFFWVLSRHVRLHHFNTGNSFKTFFRACWWLLFGIILLCSPAHCSVFKIGLLGPWNCDPFFSKAFPHVAARLAVGRISRDPSLDLGHRLDYVILQEECETPRALVRFIDFGKLSSAFIGPLNPGFCEVATHLGENWNKAIFSWMCINYKLDSIIHHPAFARTLPSPTQVLFTIMKYFKWAHVGIIASNEDIWMYTAKELATVLRNHGLPVGIVTSVHKGEKGIEDTWNKIKEVNDIKIILLCMHSVLIGGQEQATLLTKALEMGLADGRYIFVPYDTLLYSLPYQNNSFSVFDNDSKLREAYDAVLTITLESGERTFYDAFRQAKESGEIIRDLEATQVSPLFGTIYDAIYFMAMAMDNARRKGVKAPGANIAEHTKNFSFPGFTHWVETDSCGKGLNNYVILDTDGHANQLFPTHLLDMSSGSVQSLGQAIHFPNEVPPKPDSSCWFDPDVLCTEGIEPSVIMLGVMLLFVLVLCAVGLASLIRQSILNNQLFRGPNKIILTLDDLIFINPELHRKRLTLDSLTDANSIAVKSRSLKSITRSASLKSTVATHETSNVALYEGDWVWLKKFEMGEVHNLRQSSTSILRKMKGLRHENVNLFLGFFSDCGIFAIVTEYCSRGSLEDLLRNEDMKLDWMFKSSLVMDLIKGIRYLHHQDFAHGRLKSRNCVVDGRFVLKITDYGYNEILEAQKYPYIQPSPEELLWTAPELLRDPDMCRKGTFKGDIYSFAIILQEVFARGPPYCTSQLSAEEIIKKVKKPPPLCRPNIAPEVAPLTCLQVMKQCWAEAPERRPTFEEVFHKFKTINKGKKTNIIDSMLRMLEQYSSNLEDLISERTEELEVEKQKTEKLLSQMLPPSVAEALKTGGTVEPEYFDQVTIYFSDIVGFTSISALSEPIEVVDLLNDLYSLFDAVLGNHDVYKVETIGDAYMVASGLPKRNGNKHAAEIANMSLDILSSVGTFKMRHMPDIPLRIRIGLHTGTTFLGPCNTYYRRSFCPY, from the exons ATGTCATTTCTCCTGTGGTGTCCTAACAGCTTCTTCTGGGTGCTGTCAAGGCACGTCAGATTGCATCACTTTAACACTGGAAATTcattcaaaacatttttccGGGCTTGCTGGTGGTTGCTCTTTGGAATAATCCTACTTTGCTCTCCAGCACATTGCTCTGTCTTTAAAATTGGACTGCTTGGACCCTGGAACTGTGACCCCTTCTTTTCCAAAGCCTTTCCCCATGTGGCTGCCAGGTTAGCTGTGGGACGAATAAGCAGAGACCCTTCACTAGATCTTGGCCACAGGCTGGATTATGTGATCCTGCAAGAAGAATGTGAGACACCAAGAGCTCTTGTTAGATTCATTGACTTTGGAAAGCTTTCCTCAGCTTTCATAGGCCCTCTGAACCCTGGCTTCTGTGAGGTGGCTACACATTTAGGGGAAAACTGGAATAAAGCCATCTTCTCATGGATGTGCATCAATTATAAGCTGGATTCCATCATCCATCATCCTGCATTTGCAAGGACTCTGCCCTCTCCAACCCAAGTTTTGTTTacaataatgaaatattttaagtggGCTCATGTTGGCATCATTGCATCCAATGAGGATATTTGGATGTACACAGCCAAGGAGTTAGCAACAGTGCTCAGGAACCATGGGCTACCTGTAGGCATTGTTACATCTGTGCATAAGGGAGAAAAAGGCATTGAAGACACTTGGAACAAGATTAAAGAAGTTAATGACATCAAAA TTATACTCCTGTGCATGCATTCTGTTCTCATCGGAGGGCAGGAACAGGCCACCTTACTCACCAAAGCTCTGGAAATGGGACTAGCAGATGGAAGATACATCTTTGTTCCATATGACACTTTGCTGTACAGTCTTCCTTACCAAAACAACTCATTCAGTGTCTTTGATAATGACAGCAAGCTCCGGGAAGCTTATGATGCTGTGCTGACCATCACATTGGAGTCTGGAGAAAGGACTTTCTATGATGCATTCAGACAAGCTAAAGAAAGTGGTGAAATAATCAGGGATTTGGAAGCCACACAG GTTTCTCCACTCTTCGGAACAATCTATGATGCCATTTATTTCATGGCAATGGCTATGGACAATGCCCGGAGGAAAGGAGTCAAAGCCCCAGGAGCCAACATAGCTGAGCACACAAAAAACTTCAGTTTCCCTGGATTTACTCACTGGGTAGAGACAGACAGCTGTGGGAAAGGGCTGAACAACTATGTGATACTGGACACAGATGGTCATGCGAACCAGCTTTTCCCAACCCACCTGCTGGACATGTCTTCAGGCTCTGTGCAGTCCCTAGGCCAGGCCATCCACTTTCCCAACGAAGTTCCACCCAAACCAGATTCCAGCTGTTGGTTTGATCCAGATGTTCTCTGCACTGAAG GGATTGAGCCTTCAGTCATTATGCTGGGAGTAATGCTGTTATTTGTCCTGGTGTTGTGTGCTGTGGGCCTGGCTTCTCTCATCAG GCAGAGTATCTTGAACAAccagcttttcaggggtccaaACAAGATAATACTGACTTTGGATGACCTCATCTTCATCAACCCAGAGCTACACAGAAAG AGGCTAACCTTGGACAGTCTGACTGATGCAAACAGCATAGCAGTCAAGAGCAGAAGCCTGAAATCCATAACCCGCTCCGCTTCCCTGAAAAGCACAGTTGCCACCCATGAAACCTCCAATGTGGCCTTGTATGAG GGAGACTGGGTGTGGCTGAAAAAATTTGAGATGGGAGAAGTTCACAATCTGCGGCAAAGCTCCACCAGCATCTTAAGGAAG ATGAAAGGTCTGCGTCATGAAAATGTGAATCTGTTCCTGGGCTTTTTCTCTGACTGTGGCATTTTTGCCATAGTGACGGAGTACTGCTCACGAGGCAGCCTGGAGGACTTGCTGAGAAATGAGGATATGAAACTGGACTGGATGTTCAAGTCCTCTCTTGTGATGGATCTAATTAAA gGAATCAGATATTTGCATCACCAAGATTTCGCCCATGGACGTCTCAAGTCTCGTAACTGTGTTGTGGATGGCCGGTTTGTCCTGAAGATCACTGACTATGGTTATAACGAGATcttagaggcacagaaatacCCCTATATTCAGCCTTCCCCAGAAG AATTGCTCTGGACAGCTCCTGAGTTACTGAGGGACCCAGACATGTGCAGAAAAGGCACATTCAAAGGGGACATTTACAGCTTTGCAATCATCCTACAAGAAGTGTTTGCTCGGGGTCCACCTTACTGCACATCACAACTCTCAGCCGAAG AAATTATAAAGAAAGTGAAGAAGCCCCCTCCCCTGTGCCGCCCAAACATAGCTCCTGAGGTAGCCCCCCTGACATGTCTCCAGGTAATGAAGCAATGCTGGGCTGAAGCCCCTGAACGACGTCCAACATTTGAGGAGGTATTTCATAAG TTCAAAACCAtcaacaaagggaaaaagaccAATATCATTGACTCAATGCTCAGGATGCTTGAGCAGTACTCAAGCAACCTGGAAGATTTAATCAGCGAGCGGACTGAAGAGCTAGAGGTCGAAAAACAGAAGACAGAGAAACTGCTGTCACAAATGCTTCCACC ATCAGTagcagaagccctcaagactggTGGCACTGTGGAACCAGAGTATTTTGACCAGGTGACCATCTACTTCAGTGACATTGTGGGCTTCACATCCATTTCAGCCCTCAGTGAACCCATTGAGGTAGTTGACCTTCTGAATGACCTTTACTCACTGTTTGACGCTGTTCTTGGAAACCACGATGTTTACAAG GTGGAGACAATTGGTGATGCCTACATGGTTGCTTCAGGGCTCCCAAAACGGAATGGAAACAAGCACGCAGCTGAAATAGCCAACATGTCCTTGGACATCCTCAGCTCCGTGGGAACATTCAAAATGAGGCACATGCCAGACATTCCCCTCAGGATACGCATCGGGCTGCACACAG GAACCACCTTTTTGGGTCCTTGCAACACCTATTACAGAAGGAGCTTTTGTCCTTACTGA
- the GUCY2F gene encoding retinal guanylyl cyclase 2 isoform X5: MFKHNTVSNLKSVYLVTERALILLCMHSVLIGGQEQATLLTKALEMGLADGRYIFVPYDTLLYSLPYQNNSFSVFDNDSKLREAYDAVLTITLESGERTFYDAFRQAKESGEIIRDLEATQVSPLFGTIYDAIYFMAMAMDNARRKGVKAPGANIAEHTKNFSFPGFTHWVETDSCGKGLNNYVILDTDGHANQLFPTHLLDMSSGSVQSLGQAIHFPNEVPPKPDSSCWFDPDVLCTEGIEPSVIMLGVMLLFVLVLCAVGLASLIRQSILNNQLFRGPNKIILTLDDLIFINPELHRKRLTLDSLTDANSIAVKSRSLKSITRSASLKSTVATHETSNVALYEGDWVWLKKFEMGEVHNLRQSSTSILRKMKGLRHENVNLFLGFFSDCGIFAIVTEYCSRGSLEDLLRNEDMKLDWMFKSSLVMDLIKGIRYLHHQDFAHGRLKSRNCVVDGRFVLKITDYGYNEILEAQKYPYIQPSPEELLWTAPELLRDPDMCRKGTFKGDIYSFAIILQEVFARGPPYCTSQLSAEEIIKKVKKPPPLCRPNIAPEVAPLTCLQVMKQCWAEAPERRPTFEEVFHKFKTINKGKKTNIIDSMLRMLEQYSSNLEDLISERTEELEVEKQKTEKLLSQMLPPSVAEALKTGGTVEPEYFDQVTIYFSDIVGFTSISALSEPIEVVDLLNDLYSLFDAVLGNHDVYKVETIGDAYMVASGLPKRNGNKHAAEIANMSLDILSSVGTFKMRHMPDIPLRIRIGLHTGPCVAGVVGLTMPRYCLFGDTVNTASRMESTGLPYRIHVSQSTVDTLRTLNEGYEIIPRGKTELKGKGVEETYWLVGKKGFLKPLPKPPEIKPGHNWPDVLTRKFKSVLRNTKRTLRKANFKEMGSMKEAGISSEEDEI, encoded by the exons ATGTTTAAACACAACACAGTGTCCAATCTAAAATCTGTATATTTGGTGACAGAGCGAGCAC TTATACTCCTGTGCATGCATTCTGTTCTCATCGGAGGGCAGGAACAGGCCACCTTACTCACCAAAGCTCTGGAAATGGGACTAGCAGATGGAAGATACATCTTTGTTCCATATGACACTTTGCTGTACAGTCTTCCTTACCAAAACAACTCATTCAGTGTCTTTGATAATGACAGCAAGCTCCGGGAAGCTTATGATGCTGTGCTGACCATCACATTGGAGTCTGGAGAAAGGACTTTCTATGATGCATTCAGACAAGCTAAAGAAAGTGGTGAAATAATCAGGGATTTGGAAGCCACACAG GTTTCTCCACTCTTCGGAACAATCTATGATGCCATTTATTTCATGGCAATGGCTATGGACAATGCCCGGAGGAAAGGAGTCAAAGCCCCAGGAGCCAACATAGCTGAGCACACAAAAAACTTCAGTTTCCCTGGATTTACTCACTGGGTAGAGACAGACAGCTGTGGGAAAGGGCTGAACAACTATGTGATACTGGACACAGATGGTCATGCGAACCAGCTTTTCCCAACCCACCTGCTGGACATGTCTTCAGGCTCTGTGCAGTCCCTAGGCCAGGCCATCCACTTTCCCAACGAAGTTCCACCCAAACCAGATTCCAGCTGTTGGTTTGATCCAGATGTTCTCTGCACTGAAG GGATTGAGCCTTCAGTCATTATGCTGGGAGTAATGCTGTTATTTGTCCTGGTGTTGTGTGCTGTGGGCCTGGCTTCTCTCATCAG GCAGAGTATCTTGAACAAccagcttttcaggggtccaaACAAGATAATACTGACTTTGGATGACCTCATCTTCATCAACCCAGAGCTACACAGAAAG AGGCTAACCTTGGACAGTCTGACTGATGCAAACAGCATAGCAGTCAAGAGCAGAAGCCTGAAATCCATAACCCGCTCCGCTTCCCTGAAAAGCACAGTTGCCACCCATGAAACCTCCAATGTGGCCTTGTATGAG GGAGACTGGGTGTGGCTGAAAAAATTTGAGATGGGAGAAGTTCACAATCTGCGGCAAAGCTCCACCAGCATCTTAAGGAAG ATGAAAGGTCTGCGTCATGAAAATGTGAATCTGTTCCTGGGCTTTTTCTCTGACTGTGGCATTTTTGCCATAGTGACGGAGTACTGCTCACGAGGCAGCCTGGAGGACTTGCTGAGAAATGAGGATATGAAACTGGACTGGATGTTCAAGTCCTCTCTTGTGATGGATCTAATTAAA gGAATCAGATATTTGCATCACCAAGATTTCGCCCATGGACGTCTCAAGTCTCGTAACTGTGTTGTGGATGGCCGGTTTGTCCTGAAGATCACTGACTATGGTTATAACGAGATcttagaggcacagaaatacCCCTATATTCAGCCTTCCCCAGAAG AATTGCTCTGGACAGCTCCTGAGTTACTGAGGGACCCAGACATGTGCAGAAAAGGCACATTCAAAGGGGACATTTACAGCTTTGCAATCATCCTACAAGAAGTGTTTGCTCGGGGTCCACCTTACTGCACATCACAACTCTCAGCCGAAG AAATTATAAAGAAAGTGAAGAAGCCCCCTCCCCTGTGCCGCCCAAACATAGCTCCTGAGGTAGCCCCCCTGACATGTCTCCAGGTAATGAAGCAATGCTGGGCTGAAGCCCCTGAACGACGTCCAACATTTGAGGAGGTATTTCATAAG TTCAAAACCAtcaacaaagggaaaaagaccAATATCATTGACTCAATGCTCAGGATGCTTGAGCAGTACTCAAGCAACCTGGAAGATTTAATCAGCGAGCGGACTGAAGAGCTAGAGGTCGAAAAACAGAAGACAGAGAAACTGCTGTCACAAATGCTTCCACC ATCAGTagcagaagccctcaagactggTGGCACTGTGGAACCAGAGTATTTTGACCAGGTGACCATCTACTTCAGTGACATTGTGGGCTTCACATCCATTTCAGCCCTCAGTGAACCCATTGAGGTAGTTGACCTTCTGAATGACCTTTACTCACTGTTTGACGCTGTTCTTGGAAACCACGATGTTTACAAG GTGGAGACAATTGGTGATGCCTACATGGTTGCTTCAGGGCTCCCAAAACGGAATGGAAACAAGCACGCAGCTGAAATAGCCAACATGTCCTTGGACATCCTCAGCTCCGTGGGAACATTCAAAATGAGGCACATGCCAGACATTCCCCTCAGGATACGCATCGGGCTGCACACAG GGCCTTGCGTGGCAGGCGTGGTGGGGCTGACCATGCCTCGGTACTGCCTCTTTGGAGACACTGTGAACACGGCCTCACGGATGGAGTCCACGGGCCTGC CTTACAGAATTCATGTCAGCCAAAGTACAGTGGATACGCTTCGGACTCTGAATGAAGGCTATGAAATCATACCCAGGGGAAAAACAGAGCTGAAG ggtaaAGGAGTAGAAGAAACATATTGGCTGGTTGGGAAAAAAGGCTTTCTGAAGCCCTTACCTAAACCTCCTGAAATAAAGCCAGG ACACAATTGGCCAGACGTACTGACCAGGAAATTCAAATCTGTCCTGAGAAACACAAAGAGGACACTAAGAAAAGCAAACTTTAAAGAGATGGGAAGCATGAAGGAGGCTGGAATAAGTTCTGAAGAGGATGAAATCTGA